In the Puntigrus tetrazona isolate hp1 chromosome 9, ASM1883169v1, whole genome shotgun sequence genome, one interval contains:
- the LOC122352168 gene encoding LOW QUALITY PROTEIN: polypeptide N-acetylgalactosaminyltransferase 13-like (The sequence of the model RefSeq protein was modified relative to this genomic sequence to represent the inferred CDS: inserted 1 base in 1 codon; deleted 1 base in 1 codon): MSRTHEAPGEMGKAVVIPKEEQEKMKELFKINQFNLMASDMIALNRSLPDVRLDGCKTKTYPDDLPNTSIVIVFHNEAWSTLLRTIHSAINRSPRHLLLEILLVDDASERDFLKKKLEDHVATLEVPVRILRMEQRSGLIRARLRGAAATRGQVITFLDAHCECTSGWLEPLLSRIKEDRRAVVCPIIDVISDETFEYMAGSDMTYGGFNWKLNFRWYPVPQREMDRRKGDRTLPVRTPTMAGGLFSIDRTYFEEIGTYDSGMDIWGGKILDVFFRIWQCGGSLEIVTCSHVGHVFRKATPYSFPGGTGQVINKNNRRLAEVWMDEFKDFFYIISPGVVRVDYGDVSSRKALRESLKCKPFSWYLENIYPDSQIPRRYYSLGEIRNVETNQCVDNMGRKENEKVGFFNCHGMGGNQVFSYTADKEIRTDDLCLDASRLNGPVVMLKCHHMKGNQMFEYDAERLTLLHVNSNQCXDMPSEEDKMVPTLRDCSGRRSQQWILRNMTLSV; encoded by the exons ATGTCCCGCACCCATGAGGCACCAGGTGAAATGGGGAAGGCTGTGGTAATTCCCAAAGAAGAGCAGGAGAAGATGAAAGAGCTCTTTAAAATCAATCAGTTCAACCTTATGGCCAGTGACATGATCGCGCTCAACAGGAGTCTGCCAGATGTCCGGCTGGACgg CTGTAAAACCAAGACATACCCCGATGACCTTCCAAACACCAGCATTGTGATCGTGTTTCATAATGAAGCCTGGAGTACACTTTTGAGAACCATACATAGTGCCATAAATCGCTCGCCCAGACATCTACTGCTCGAGATTCTGCTGGTGGATGATGCCAGCGAGAGAG attttctaaagaaaaaattagAGGACCATGTTGCGACTCTGGAGGTTCCAGTACGTATTTTAAGGATGGAGCAGCGATCCGGCTTGATTCGAGCACGACTAAGAGGAGCAGCTGCCACGCGAGGACAGGTCATCACCTTCCTGGATGCCCACTGTGAGTGCACTTCAGGGTGGCTGGAGCCGCTGCTTTCCCGGATCAAAGAGGACAG GAGGGCTGTGGTCTGTCCGATCATTGATGTCATCAGTGATGAGACATTCGAGTACATGGCCGGCTCAGATATGACCTATGGGGGATTCAACTGGAAGCTCAACTTCAGATGGTATCCAGTTCCTCAGAGAGAGATGGACCGACGCAAGGGGGACAGAACCCTTCCTGTTAG AACTCCCACAATGGCAGGAGGTCTGTTCTCCATTGACAGAACTTATTTTGAAGAGATTGGCACCTATGATTCAGGCATGGATATATGGGGAGGGAAAATCTTG GATGTCTTTTTTAGG aTCTGGCAGTGTGGAGGATCTCTAGAGATAGTCACATGTTCTCATGTAGGCCACGTGTTCAGGAAGGCCACACCATACAGTTTCCCTGGTGGAACCGGTCAGGTGATCAACAAGAACAACAGGCGATTGGCTGAAGTCTGGATGGATGAGTTCAAAGATTTCTTCTACATCATCTCACCAG GTGTGGTTCGGGTGGATTACGGCGATGTTTCTTCGCGGAAGGCTTTGAGAGAATCGCTGAAGTGTAAACCTTTCTCATGGTACCTGGAAAACATCTACCCCGACTCGCAGATCCCACGTAGATATTACTCACTTGGGGAG ATCAGAAACGTTGAGACAAATCAGTGTGTGGACAACATGGGCcgaaaagagaatgaaaaggtTGGCTTCTTCAACTGTCACGGAATGGGCGGCAACCAG GTGTTCTCATATACGGCTGACAAAGAGATTCGAACCGATGACCTGTGTCTGGATGCATCGCGGCTTAATGGACCTGTTGTTATGCTGAAGTGCCACCACATGAAAGGAAACCAGATGTTTGAGTACGATGCAGAG